A part of Capsicum annuum cultivar UCD-10X-F1 chromosome 6, UCD10Xv1.1, whole genome shotgun sequence genomic DNA contains:
- the LOC107874628 gene encoding uncharacterized protein LOC107874628 yields the protein MQRNLVHDPQIYGYHHHIFCSFCETRIARVEEYIRNARDLEYGGYFTNLRNVVTIEQATNHLHGNTQLIRYNTYCMHCHVLLGWQIVESIKPSEYFATGRFFMKADLLMYRNRVTLRQYLFRSANAQAVNNQDANADQDGGANVQDPNNQVGGADGQAPNEKNADQVGGANADKDGGTNEQVPNEQDVGAYDQVGGVNDHDGDVNKQVPKEQNVGANEQNADQDEDANEQNHDQDGSLTAKRRKM from the exons ATGCAAAGAAACTTAGTACATGATCCACAAATTTACGGTTATCATCATCACATCTTTTGCAGTTTTTGCGAGACTCGGATTGCACGTGTCGAGGAATACATTCGTAAT GCGCGGGACTTAGAGTATGGAGGGTACTTTACGAATTT GAGAAATGTTGTTACAATAGAACAAGCGACTAATCATCTGCATGGAAATACCCAACTAATCAGATACAACACTTACTGTATGCATTGTCATGTGCTACTTGGGTGGCAAATT GTTGAAAGCATCAAACCGTCCGAGTATTTTGCTACAGGAAGATTCTTTATGAAAGC GGACCTGCTTATGTACCGGAATCGTGTGACATTGCGTCAATATCTCTTTAGAAGCGCTAATGCACAGGCTGTTAATAATCAAGATGCTAACGCTGACCAAGATGGAGGAGCTAATGTACAGGATCCTAATAATCAAGTTGGAGGTGCAGATGGACAGGCTCCTAATGAGAAAAATGCTGATCAAGTTGGAGGCGCTAATGCTGATAAAGATGGGGGTACTAATGAACAGGTTCCAAATGAACAAGATGTAGGCGCTTATGATCAAGTTGGAGGTGTTAATGATCATGATGGGGACGTTAACAAACAGGTTCCTAAAGAACAAAATGTAGGCGCTAATGAGCAAAATGCTGATCAAGATGAAGATGCTAATGAACAGAATCATGATCAAGATGGAAGCCTGACAGCGAAACGGAGGAAGATGTAG
- the LOC107875554 gene encoding protein SOSEKI 5: MSMTMSRTTELQMHKKWRGRDTSPERTKVWTEPPNHKLNKVPVVYYLSRNGQLEHPHFMEVPLSSPDGLYLRDVINRLNCLRGKGMASMYSWSAKRSFRNGFVWHDLTENDYIYPAHGKEYVLKGSELLDNGFSSQPDEIACSNSRNPVPELQKSSEDREFPAVARRRNQSWSSSDFHEYVVYITEPTGELTGKTAANASTQTDDRRRRRKAMRIVEEEEELREDRNIEPDEVDRSPNGSTELNRGEIPPPPSDSSSETLETLMKADGRVILRPDMINEDQTVNTQSSGKSKASSVLMQLLYCGSMSFKQCGPGHGKESGFSLISQYKSRLPRGRCTNQVLKDVESPMVEYHGSEEKIKLEDKEYFSGSLIEMKKKEKFPGLRRSSSYNVERSTKLELTDKEREVKTKCYLKKVKNHSTRKEGNSDLSNDLP, from the exons ATGTCGATGACGATGTCGAGAACGACGGAGCTCCAAATGCATAAGAAATGGAGAGGCAGAGACACAAGCCCTGAACGTACTAAAGTTTGGACTGAACCTCCTAACCATAAGCTCAATAAAGTACCCGTTGTGTACTATCTATCTAGAAATGGCCAGCTTGAACATCCTCATTTCATGGAAGTTCCTCTTTCCTCCCCTGACGGTCTCTATCTCAGAG ATGTGATCAACCGTTTGAATTGTCTTCGTGGAAAAGGCATGGCGTCTATGTACTCCTGGTCTGCTAAAAG AAGCTTTAGGAATGGATTCGTTTGGCATGATTTGACGGAAAACGATTATATATACCCAGCACATGGTAAAGAGTATGTTCTGAAAGGATCAGAGCTTTTGGATAACGGATTTTCTTCACAGCCCGATGAAATAGCTTGTTCTAATTCTAGAAATCCAGTGCCGGAACTACAGAAATCAAGTGAAGATCGTGAGTTTCCAGCTGTTGCAAGGCGCCGGAATCAGTCCTGGAGTTCCTCCGATTTCCACGAGTACGTAGTTTACATAACCGAGCCCACCGGCGAGTTGACCGGAAAAACCGCGGCCAATGCGTCTACACAGACCGACGATAGACGACGCCGGCGAAAAGCAATGCGAATCGTCGAAGAAGAAGAGGAGTTGAGAGAAGACCGGAATATTGAACCGGACGAGGTTGACCGTAGCCCGAACGGGTCAACGGAGCTGAACAGAGGTGAAATTCCACCACCACCGTCTGATTCAAGCTCTGAAACGTTAGAGACGTTGATGAAAGCGGACGGAAGAGTGATCCTACGGCCAGATATGATCAACGAAGATCAGACGGTTAATACTCAATCAAGCGGAAAGAGCAAAGCATCTTCCGTTCTGATGCAATTACTCTATTGCGGTTCGATGTCCTTCAAGCAATGTGGGCCCGGTCATGGAAAGGAAAGTGGATTTTCCTTAATTTCACAATATAAATCAAGGCTGCCACGTGGCAGGTGTACGAATCAAGTGTTGAAGGATGTAGAGTCTCCAATGGTGGAGTATCATGGAAGTGAAGAGAAAATTAAGCTGGAAGATAAAGAGTACTTCAGTGGGAGTTTaatagagatgaagaagaaggagaaatttCCAGGTCTAAGGAGATCTTCGTCATACAATGTCGAACG TAGTACAAAATTGGAACTGACTGACAAAGAAAGAGAAGTGAAAACAAAATGTTATCTGAAAAAGGTAAAGAATCATTCGACCAGAAAGGAAGGAAACAGTGACTTGTCTAATGACTTGCCGTAG